A genomic segment from Propioniciclava sp. MC1595 encodes:
- a CDS encoding DsbA family protein, producing the protein MKIDIWSDIACPWCYIGLTRFERALASFEHRDGVEVTLHSFQLDPSLPDAYDGTETQYLAQRKGMPEATVRQMFGQVAQAAASEGLTMDFDSLAVANSRRAHRLLHAAASVSPAIAWELKRSLFKAHFTDGESISDADVLVRLATGVGLDEGVARAALEDEALDAEVAGDIDAARSMGISGVPFFVLHEKYGISGAQPFEVFTQAIAQVWDEAHPKPAFETLTIPGLKQDTTGPACGPEGCD; encoded by the coding sequence ATGAAGATCGACATCTGGTCCGACATCGCCTGCCCGTGGTGCTACATCGGCCTCACCCGCTTCGAGCGCGCGCTCGCCTCCTTCGAGCACCGCGACGGCGTCGAGGTGACCCTGCACAGCTTCCAGCTCGACCCGTCGCTGCCCGACGCCTACGACGGCACCGAGACTCAGTACCTCGCCCAGCGCAAGGGCATGCCCGAGGCCACGGTGCGGCAGATGTTCGGTCAGGTGGCGCAGGCGGCCGCCTCCGAGGGCCTGACGATGGACTTCGACTCCCTCGCCGTGGCGAACTCCCGCCGCGCCCACCGGCTGCTGCACGCCGCGGCGTCCGTGTCGCCGGCCATCGCGTGGGAGCTCAAGCGGTCCCTCTTCAAGGCCCACTTCACCGACGGTGAGTCGATCTCGGACGCCGACGTGCTGGTCCGCCTCGCGACCGGCGTCGGCCTCGACGAGGGCGTGGCGCGCGCCGCGCTCGAGGACGAGGCCCTGGACGCCGAGGTCGCCGGCGACATCGACGCGGCCCGCTCGATGGGCATCAGCGGCGTCCCGTTCTTCGTGCTGCACGAGAAGTACGGCATCTCGGGGGCGCAGCCGTTCGAGGTGTTCACCCAGGCGATCGCCCAGGTCTGGGACGAGGCGCACCCCAAGCCGGCGTTCGAGACCCTGACGATCCCCGGCCTGAAGCAGGACACCACCGGCCCCGCCTGCGGCCCCGAGGGCTGCGACTGA
- the gndA gene encoding NADP-dependent phosphogluconate dehydrogenase, producing the protein MSEKTGIAQIGVVGMAVMGSNLARNFASKGFKTAIFNRSYAKTAAVLEAHPEAEFVASESVEEFVDSLEKPRRIIMMVKAGPATDATIEALLPFLDQGDIVIDGGNTYFPDTRRREKMMAEKGFNFIGCGISGGEEGALLGPSMMPGGPKDSYAHVGPILEKVAAQYDGEPCCTWIGTDGAGHFVKMVHNGIEYADMQFIGEAYDLLKGVGLSAAEAADVFAQWNTGDLDSYLIEITSEVLRQVDAETGKPLVDVIVDAAGMKGTGTWTVQEALNLGVPAAAIAESVFARAASSSPELRQAARKALTGPDGTVQVDDRDAFVEDVRQALWSAKVIAYAQGLHLIKVAGQEYGWDIDVAACARIWRAGCIIRAKLLDRISNEYAAGNLETLLEAPSISQGLADANGSWRRVVAKATEAGVPIPGFASALSYYDIVRADRTNAAMTQGLRDFFGSHTYKRIDKEGTFHTNWSGDRTESEAVDTH; encoded by the coding sequence ATGAGCGAGAAGACTGGCATCGCGCAGATCGGCGTCGTCGGCATGGCGGTCATGGGCTCCAACCTGGCCCGCAACTTCGCCAGCAAGGGCTTCAAGACCGCGATCTTCAACCGGTCCTACGCCAAGACCGCGGCCGTCCTCGAGGCCCACCCCGAGGCCGAGTTCGTCGCCTCCGAGTCGGTCGAGGAGTTCGTCGACTCCCTCGAGAAGCCCCGCCGCATCATCATGATGGTCAAGGCCGGCCCCGCAACCGACGCCACGATCGAGGCGCTCCTGCCCTTCCTGGACCAGGGCGACATCGTCATCGACGGCGGCAACACCTACTTCCCCGACACCCGTCGCCGGGAGAAGATGATGGCCGAGAAGGGCTTCAACTTCATCGGCTGCGGCATCTCCGGCGGTGAGGAGGGCGCGCTGCTCGGCCCGTCGATGATGCCCGGTGGCCCGAAGGACTCCTACGCCCACGTCGGCCCCATCCTCGAGAAGGTCGCCGCCCAGTACGACGGAGAGCCCTGCTGCACCTGGATCGGCACCGACGGCGCCGGCCACTTCGTGAAGATGGTGCACAACGGCATCGAGTACGCCGACATGCAGTTCATCGGTGAGGCCTACGACCTGCTCAAGGGCGTCGGGCTGTCCGCCGCCGAGGCCGCCGACGTCTTCGCCCAGTGGAACACCGGCGACCTCGACTCCTACCTGATCGAGATCACCTCCGAGGTGCTGCGCCAGGTGGACGCCGAGACCGGCAAGCCGCTCGTCGACGTGATCGTGGACGCCGCCGGCATGAAGGGCACCGGCACCTGGACCGTGCAGGAGGCGCTGAACCTCGGCGTCCCGGCCGCGGCCATCGCCGAGTCCGTCTTCGCCCGCGCCGCCTCCAGCTCGCCCGAGCTGCGGCAGGCCGCCCGCAAGGCCCTGACCGGCCCTGACGGCACAGTGCAGGTCGACGACCGCGACGCCTTCGTCGAGGACGTCCGCCAGGCCCTGTGGTCGGCGAAGGTCATCGCGTACGCCCAGGGCCTGCACCTGATCAAGGTCGCCGGCCAGGAGTACGGCTGGGACATCGACGTGGCCGCCTGCGCCCGCATCTGGCGCGCCGGCTGCATCATCCGCGCCAAGCTGCTCGACCGCATCTCCAACGAGTACGCGGCCGGCAACCTGGAGACCCTGCTCGAGGCCCCCTCGATCAGCCAGGGCCTGGCCGACGCCAACGGGTCGTGGCGCCGCGTCGTGGCCAAGGCCACCGAGGCCGGCGTGCCGATCCCGGGCTTCGCCTCGGCGCTGTCGTACTACGACATCGTCCGCGCGGACCGCACCAACGCCGCCATGACGCAGGGGCTGCGCGACTTCTTCGGGTCGCACACCTACAAGCGGATCGACAAGGAGGGTACGTTCCACACCAACTGGAGCGGTGACCGCACCGAGTCCGAGGCCGTCGACACCCACTGA
- a CDS encoding shikimate dehydrogenase, translating into MTGPGPHRCAVLGQPIAHSLSPLIHTRAYEVLGISGEWTYGRHEVDEDELAAFVAGCGPEWVGLSCTAPLKQVLLGLGEASDRARLLGSGNTFLFNEGSPLVENTDVTGLVGAFARAGVGSASSALLLGNGATARSALYALAEMGVRDALVLARSEDNARASLEELGRTLGVRLSYGPWGTVPDAPAADVLVSTVSAPLASEVAGGLVRLVDACFDATYNHYPTELDRAARAAGIVQLSGIDLLVGQALDQIRLMTGRSCPPEPLLDAAYAALGGRG; encoded by the coding sequence GTGACCGGACCGGGGCCCCACCGCTGCGCGGTGCTCGGCCAGCCGATCGCCCACTCGCTGAGCCCCCTGATCCACACCCGGGCGTACGAGGTGCTCGGCATCTCGGGGGAGTGGACCTACGGGCGGCACGAGGTCGACGAGGACGAGCTCGCCGCCTTCGTCGCCGGCTGCGGGCCGGAGTGGGTCGGCCTGTCGTGCACCGCCCCGCTGAAGCAGGTGCTCCTGGGGTTGGGCGAGGCCTCCGACCGGGCCCGGCTGCTCGGCTCGGGCAACACCTTCCTGTTCAACGAGGGCTCGCCGCTGGTGGAGAACACCGACGTCACGGGCCTGGTCGGCGCGTTCGCGCGCGCCGGGGTCGGGTCCGCGTCCTCGGCGCTCCTGCTGGGGAACGGGGCCACCGCCCGCTCGGCGCTCTACGCCCTGGCGGAGATGGGGGTCCGGGACGCGCTGGTCCTGGCCCGGTCCGAGGACAACGCGCGCGCGTCGCTGGAGGAGCTCGGCCGCACCCTGGGCGTCCGGTTGTCGTACGGGCCGTGGGGCACGGTGCCGGACGCCCCGGCGGCCGATGTGCTCGTCTCGACCGTCTCGGCGCCGCTGGCGAGCGAGGTTGCCGGGGGGCTGGTGCGGTTGGTGGACGCCTGCTTCGACGCCACCTACAACCACTACCCGACCGAGCTCGACCGGGCCGCCCGCGCCGCCGGGATCGTCCAGCTGTCGGGCATCGACCTGCTCGTCGGCCAGGCCCTCGACCAGATCCGGCTCATGACAGGTCGCTCGTGCCCGCCCGAGCCGCTCCTCGACGCCGCCTACGCAGCGCTGGGGGGCCGGGGCTAG
- a CDS encoding thioesterase family protein: MPLRWVDLDAQGHANNAAIVDYLQEARVAFLLTGPNAHLLGNGIIVVGHQVEYVAPIFFTPEPLDIELSVGDVGAARFTVGYVVRQGDTVVGRARTLLANFDFQAGRPARLSDAERAWFLERQVELEPMREVGSFDVGPDHHTLSFQVRWSDLDAYGHANNTRFYDYVAEARVALKTPLLANSIRMNPHDEVEHAWMVVRQDMRYTGQIVHRLEPYEVHTAIGSTGRTSMTVAAEIVDPLDGSVKSRSTTVLVHGDAQGRPQPLPDAMVEAARTWPATPTGRALL, translated from the coding sequence GTGCCCCTGCGCTGGGTCGACCTCGACGCGCAGGGGCACGCCAACAACGCCGCGATCGTCGACTACCTGCAGGAGGCGCGCGTCGCGTTCCTGCTGACGGGGCCGAACGCGCACCTGCTCGGCAACGGGATCATCGTGGTCGGCCACCAGGTCGAGTACGTCGCGCCGATCTTCTTCACCCCCGAGCCGCTCGACATCGAGCTGTCGGTCGGTGACGTCGGTGCGGCGCGCTTCACCGTGGGCTACGTGGTGCGGCAGGGCGACACGGTGGTCGGCCGCGCGCGGACGCTGCTGGCCAACTTCGACTTCCAGGCCGGACGCCCCGCGCGCCTGTCCGACGCCGAGCGGGCCTGGTTCCTCGAGCGCCAGGTGGAGCTCGAGCCGATGCGGGAGGTGGGGTCGTTCGACGTGGGCCCCGACCACCACACGCTGTCGTTCCAGGTGCGCTGGTCGGACCTGGACGCCTACGGCCACGCCAACAACACCCGGTTCTACGACTACGTCGCCGAGGCGCGGGTCGCGCTGAAGACGCCGCTGCTGGCCAACTCGATCCGGATGAACCCGCACGACGAGGTCGAGCACGCGTGGATGGTCGTGCGCCAGGACATGCGCTACACCGGCCAGATCGTGCACCGGCTCGAGCCCTACGAGGTGCACACCGCGATCGGGTCGACCGGCCGCACGTCGATGACCGTGGCGGCCGAGATCGTCGACCCGCTGGACGGCTCGGTGAAGTCGCGCTCGACCACCGTCCTGGTGCACGGGGACGCCCAGGGCCGCCCGCAGCCGCTGCCCGACGCGATGGTCGAGGCCGCCCGCACCTGGCCGGCCACGCCGACGGGGCGGGCCCTCCTGTGA
- a CDS encoding DUF4328 domain-containing protein — translation MTQAPQAVPAGWYPSPDGAPVHRWWDGTMWTDATHPPQAPAQPDPVERVEPVAVEPGPAASGWPAPAPPSLGPLALVTRVFVALAGLGLPLAWGAQAWRLSDPPEWLTENVAVGLTGAASGLLLVAGLFWMVWQYRVAKAFPPGTPRRTPGWQVLSWLVPVGLWWLPYQNVADLTRLSTGRRPGWLPAWWALWVVGSLGAGIGAALASTSPGVGTWVAIAGGLVLLAAVPFAWLLVTRVTAAIAGTREHPDA, via the coding sequence ATGACCCAGGCCCCGCAGGCGGTGCCCGCCGGCTGGTACCCGTCCCCCGACGGGGCGCCCGTGCACCGCTGGTGGGACGGCACCATGTGGACCGACGCCACCCATCCGCCCCAGGCCCCCGCACAGCCGGATCCGGTGGAGCGGGTGGAGCCGGTGGCGGTCGAGCCCGGGCCCGCGGCGTCCGGCTGGCCGGCCCCCGCCCCGCCGAGCCTGGGCCCGCTCGCGCTGGTCACCCGCGTGTTCGTCGCCCTCGCCGGGCTCGGCCTGCCGCTCGCCTGGGGCGCGCAAGCCTGGCGCCTGTCCGACCCGCCGGAGTGGCTGACCGAGAACGTCGCGGTGGGGCTCACCGGGGCCGCCTCCGGGCTGCTGCTGGTGGCCGGGCTGTTCTGGATGGTGTGGCAGTACCGGGTGGCGAAGGCGTTCCCGCCCGGGACGCCGCGGCGCACGCCCGGCTGGCAGGTGCTGTCCTGGCTGGTGCCGGTGGGGCTGTGGTGGCTGCCGTACCAGAACGTCGCCGACCTGACCCGCCTGTCGACCGGACGCCGCCCCGGCTGGCTCCCCGCGTGGTGGGCCCTGTGGGTGGTCGGGAGCCTCGGTGCCGGCATCGGCGCCGCACTGGCGTCGACCTCCCCCGGCGTGGGGACGTGGGTCGCGATCGCCGGCGGGCTGGTGCTGCTGGCGGCGGTCCCGTTCGCGTGGCTGCTGGTGACGCGGGTGACCGCGGCAATCGCCGGCACCCGGGAACACCCGGACGCCTGA